Proteins encoded by one window of Pseudomonas sp. PSKL.D1:
- a CDS encoding ArsR/SmtB family transcription factor yields MSAVSSISQIAGLMADPKRSAMLWALIDGIPRPTDELAMMTGLTSSSACAHLSLLSSAGLLRLEARGRKRYFRLATPQVGAAVEALASVQLGGEKARQATPLQMPMSMRRARRCGEHLGGELASELYHRLVVAGWLEGSERQLMVSEQGRAELANIGVYIDALAPNQQRGCVICHCNQWTDQGPHLGGSLGQALLKLFLQSGWIRETEGTRALQISPMGVQEINRIGRVPTLQVG; encoded by the coding sequence ATGAGTGCAGTCAGCAGTATCAGCCAGATCGCCGGCCTGATGGCCGACCCCAAACGCAGTGCGATGTTGTGGGCGCTGATCGATGGCATTCCACGGCCAACCGATGAGCTGGCGATGATGACCGGGTTGACCTCGTCTTCCGCCTGCGCGCATCTGTCGCTGCTTTCATCGGCAGGCCTATTGCGGCTTGAGGCTCGTGGGCGCAAGCGCTATTTCAGGCTCGCGACGCCGCAGGTCGGCGCCGCGGTCGAAGCCTTGGCGAGTGTGCAGCTTGGAGGGGAAAAGGCGCGGCAGGCAACACCGTTGCAGATGCCAATGTCGATGCGCAGGGCGCGTCGCTGTGGCGAACACCTGGGCGGTGAGCTGGCAAGTGAGCTTTATCACCGTCTGGTGGTGGCAGGGTGGCTGGAGGGCAGCGAGCGGCAACTGATGGTCAGTGAGCAGGGGCGGGCGGAGTTGGCGAACATCGGTGTCTATATCGATGCCCTTGCACCTAATCAGCAGCGTGGCTGCGTAATTTGCCACTGCAACCAATGGACTGACCAAGGGCCGCACCTGGGCGGCAGCCTTGGTCAGGCACTGCTGAAGCTGTTCCTGCAGTCGGGATGGATTCGGGAAACCGAAGGCACGCGAGCGTTGCAGATTTCACCCATGGGCGTTCAGGAGATCAATCGCATCGGTCGCGTGCCGACGTTGCAGGTAGGGTGA
- a CDS encoding SDR family oxidoreductase has protein sequence MPKVKTALIIGASRGLGLGLAQRLREGGWEVHATVRNPQTATGLANVGDVHIETLEMNDPAQLDALKARLQGKLFDLVYINAGIMSPITDTPQSTAIDAIGELFMTNVVAPIRVAEAFAGQLCAQGGVLAFMSSALGSVANPTNNHIRLYKASKAALNSMINSFIAELQRPEITFIAMHPGWVRTEMGSDQADIDVETSTRGIVEQLNTFAGKGGVHFINYKGEPIAW, from the coding sequence ATGCCCAAGGTTAAAACCGCCCTCATCATCGGTGCCTCTCGGGGCCTGGGTCTCGGCTTGGCTCAACGCCTGCGCGAAGGTGGATGGGAGGTGCATGCGACCGTGCGCAATCCACAGACAGCCACAGGCTTGGCGAATGTCGGTGACGTCCACATCGAAACGCTCGAGATGAACGACCCTGCGCAACTGGATGCGCTTAAAGCCCGCCTGCAAGGCAAGCTGTTCGATCTGGTGTACATCAATGCCGGCATCATGTCGCCCATTACCGATACCCCCCAAAGCACTGCCATCGATGCAATTGGTGAGTTGTTCATGACCAATGTTGTCGCGCCCATCCGGGTTGCCGAAGCGTTCGCAGGCCAACTATGCGCACAAGGCGGCGTGCTGGCATTCATGAGCTCAGCGCTTGGCAGTGTGGCCAACCCCACCAACAATCACATCCGCCTCTACAAAGCCAGCAAGGCCGCCCTTAACTCGATGATCAACAGCTTCATCGCGGAACTGCAACGCCCCGAAATCACCTTCATTGCCATGCACCCCGGCTGGGTTCGCACCGAAATGGGCAGCGACCAGGCCGATATCGACGTAGAAACCAGCACTCGAGGCATCGTCGAACAACTCAATACCTTCGCAGGCAAGGGTGGCGTGCACTTCATCAACTACAAAGGCGAGCCGATCGCATGGTGA
- a CDS encoding adenosine deaminase, with protein sequence MYDWLNALPKAELHLHLEGSLEPELLFALAERNKIALPWNDVEALRSAYAFNNLQEFLDLYYQGADVLRTEQDFYDLTWAYLQRCKAQNVIHTEPFFDPQTHTDRGIPFEVVLNGINQALKDGREQLGISSGLILSFLRHLSEDEAQKTLDQALPFRDAFIAVGLDSSEMGHPPSKFQRVFDRARSEGFVAVAHAGEEGPPEYIWEALDLLKIKRIDHGVRAIEDERLMQRIIDEQIPLTVCPLSNTKLCVFDHMSQHNILDMLERGVKVTVNSDDPAYFGGYVTENFHALHTHLGMTQDQARRLAQNSLDARLVKP encoded by the coding sequence ATGTATGACTGGCTGAATGCCTTGCCCAAGGCCGAACTGCACCTGCACCTTGAAGGTTCGCTTGAACCCGAGCTGCTGTTCGCGCTTGCCGAACGCAACAAGATCGCCCTGCCCTGGAATGACGTGGAGGCGTTGCGCAGTGCTTACGCCTTCAACAACCTGCAGGAGTTTCTCGACCTGTATTACCAGGGCGCAGACGTACTGCGCACCGAACAGGACTTCTACGACCTGACCTGGGCATACCTGCAGCGTTGCAAGGCACAGAACGTTATCCACACCGAACCGTTCTTCGACCCGCAAACCCACACGGACCGCGGTATCCCGTTCGAAGTCGTACTCAACGGCATCAACCAGGCGCTCAAGGATGGCCGCGAACAGCTTGGCATCAGCAGCGGCCTGATCCTGAGTTTCCTGCGTCACCTCAGCGAAGATGAAGCGCAGAAAACCCTCGACCAGGCGCTGCCGTTCCGCGATGCGTTCATCGCCGTGGGCCTCGACAGCTCCGAAATGGGCCACCCGCCGAGCAAGTTCCAGCGGGTATTCGACCGCGCCCGCAGCGAAGGCTTCGTCGCCGTAGCCCACGCTGGCGAGGAAGGGCCACCCGAATACATCTGGGAAGCCCTCGACCTGCTGAAGATCAAGCGCATCGACCATGGCGTGCGCGCCATCGAAGACGAACGCCTGATGCAACGCATCATCGACGAGCAGATTCCACTTACCGTGTGTCCGCTGTCGAATACCAAGCTCTGCGTGTTCGACCACATGAGCCAGCACAACATCCTCGACATGCTCGAACGAGGCGTGAAAGTGACCGTGAACTCGGATGACCCGGCCTACTTCGGTGGGTACGTCACCGAAAACTTCCACGCCTTGCACACCCACCTGGGGATGACCCAGGACCAGGCGCGCCGCCTGGCGCAAAACAGCCTGGACGCACGTTTGGTCAAACCCTGA